A portion of the Acidobacteriaceae bacterium genome contains these proteins:
- a CDS encoding GGDEF domain-containing protein — MPSILLDTPTILIVVVLCSCVFGCLFLFNWRQQLFERVFLIWGCANLSCGCGSLLFGLYAQQGRSVITAIANGLLIAFFSLTWAGLRSFDARPIRWWAVWAGPIGVALLFCVPLPSVNLVLWHIYAYSLVSSVYCLCSFVECWRGQQQENLFMRRLAMSMFLSVPIVSVLRISNLFRLLSHGQDAPWIDALSSIVFLTIFLIWSLSILLMLNERYANSLLHQAQRDALTGVLNRRGFRERADLEIERCLQVRKQVWLLLYDLDHFKTVNDTHGHEAGDRLLQAFIMTARQFLRPEDLIGRHGGEEFCLLLPDYSREDALLLAEEVRVSFQTAAIEANGLPVRTTVSAGGCLISTDRSTLQLALNCADEALYEAKRGRNSVVFV; from the coding sequence ATGCCGAGCATCCTTCTTGATACGCCCACCATTCTGATCGTGGTGGTGTTGTGCTCGTGCGTCTTCGGCTGCCTGTTTCTTTTCAACTGGAGACAGCAGCTCTTTGAGCGCGTCTTCCTGATCTGGGGCTGTGCCAATCTCAGTTGTGGCTGCGGAAGCCTCTTGTTCGGCTTGTATGCGCAGCAGGGACGAAGCGTCATTACGGCAATAGCCAATGGGCTTTTGATTGCCTTCTTCAGCCTTACCTGGGCAGGACTGCGATCATTTGATGCACGCCCCATCCGCTGGTGGGCGGTATGGGCAGGCCCGATTGGAGTTGCCCTTTTATTCTGCGTGCCCCTTCCTAGCGTCAACCTCGTCCTGTGGCACATTTACGCTTACTCGCTGGTCAGTTCGGTCTACTGCCTCTGCAGCTTTGTCGAATGCTGGCGCGGCCAGCAGCAGGAAAACCTCTTCATGCGCAGGCTCGCCATGTCGATGTTTCTCTCTGTACCGATCGTCTCGGTTCTACGCATCTCCAACCTCTTCCGGTTGCTCTCGCACGGGCAGGATGCACCGTGGATCGACGCGCTGTCCAGCATCGTCTTCCTGACGATCTTCCTTATCTGGAGCCTGTCGATCCTGCTGATGCTCAACGAGCGTTATGCGAACAGTCTGCTGCATCAGGCGCAGCGCGACGCTCTCACCGGAGTCCTGAATCGCAGAGGGTTTCGAGAGCGCGCCGACCTCGAAATCGAGCGTTGCCTGCAGGTGCGCAAGCAGGTGTGGCTCCTGCTTTACGACCTCGATCACTTCAAGACAGTCAACGACACGCATGGCCACGAGGCAGGTGACAGACTCCTGCAGGCATTCATCATGACGGCGCGCCAGTTCCTGCGCCCCGAAGACCTGATCGGCAGGCACGGCGGGGAGGAGTTTTGTCTCCTTCTACCGGACTACTCGCGGGAGGATGCTTTGCTGCTGGCGGAAGAGGTGAGGGTCTCTTTTCAGACGGCGGCTATCGAAGCGAACGGGCTTCCGGTGCGCACGACCGTGAGTGCAGGCGGTTGTCTCATCTCCACCGATAGAAGCACGTTGCAACTGGCGTTGAACTGCGCCGACGAAGCTCTTTACGAGGCGAAGCGGGGTCGTAACAGCGTTGTCTTCGTCTGA
- a CDS encoding NAD(P)/FAD-dependent oxidoreductase, with protein MALRTANIIGSGPNGLAAAITLAQRGVAVTVYERNAMLGGACSTAEVTLPGFKHDLGSSVYPLGVCSPFFAALPLADYGLEWIEPTSPLAHPFDDGTALTLEYSIDETVRHMPGRDVKAWRNLVSPSLRHWTEIVEGVMNPLLGIPHHPFEMARFGIDAMLPARKLAETRFHDPHMRALFAGCAAHSVLPLSHIASSATGLILASAAHATGWPIIRGGAGGLTQALASYLRSLGGEIVLEHEIRSLSDVPTADATLFDVIPEALIKIAGEELTPAFRDSLERFQRGPGIFKLDWALSEPIPWTAKNCLRAATIHLGGSLEEIAQSEYTAFNGGETDKPFVLLVQPSLFDDSRAPAGKHTAWAYCHVPTGSRADRTELIERQVERFAPGFRDVILARRASSAAELAAWNPNLACGDISGGAMTLNQLLFRPTKKLYRTSNPRLYLCSSSTPPGGGVHGMCGHNAALAALRDHGA; from the coding sequence ATGGCACTGCGCACAGCGAACATTATCGGTTCCGGCCCCAACGGCCTCGCAGCGGCGATCACCCTCGCCCAGCGAGGCGTCGCCGTCACCGTATACGAACGCAACGCCATGCTCGGCGGCGCGTGTTCGACCGCCGAAGTCACGCTACCGGGCTTCAAACACGACCTCGGCTCGTCGGTATATCCGCTCGGAGTCTGCTCACCGTTCTTCGCGGCGCTGCCGCTGGCCGACTACGGTCTGGAGTGGATCGAGCCAACGTCGCCACTGGCGCATCCGTTCGACGACGGCACCGCGCTAACGCTTGAGTACTCCATCGACGAGACCGTGCGACACATGCCGGGTCGCGATGTGAAGGCGTGGCGCAACCTTGTTTCGCCGTCGCTGCGGCACTGGACCGAGATCGTCGAAGGCGTGATGAACCCGCTGCTGGGCATTCCGCACCATCCGTTTGAGATGGCCCGCTTCGGGATCGACGCAATGCTGCCGGCACGCAAGCTGGCGGAAACCCGCTTCCACGACCCGCACATGCGTGCGCTCTTCGCCGGATGCGCCGCGCACTCCGTGCTTCCGCTCTCGCACATCGCCAGCTCTGCCACGGGACTCATCCTCGCCTCAGCGGCCCACGCCACCGGCTGGCCGATCATTCGCGGCGGTGCAGGCGGACTGACGCAGGCGCTCGCCAGCTACCTCCGTTCGCTCGGTGGCGAGATCGTGCTGGAGCACGAGATCCGCTCGCTCAGCGACGTTCCCACGGCGGATGCCACGCTCTTCGACGTGATTCCGGAAGCACTCATCAAGATCGCCGGAGAAGAGCTGACGCCAGCCTTCCGCGACTCGCTCGAGCGCTTCCAGCGCGGCCCCGGCATCTTCAAACTCGACTGGGCCCTTAGCGAGCCGATTCCCTGGACCGCGAAGAACTGCCTGCGCGCCGCGACGATCCATCTGGGCGGCTCGCTCGAAGAGATCGCACAGTCGGAGTACACGGCGTTCAACGGCGGCGAGACCGACAAGCCCTTCGTTCTGCTGGTGCAGCCGAGCCTCTTCGACGACTCGCGCGCCCCCGCAGGCAAGCACACGGCGTGGGCCTACTGCCACGTCCCCACCGGCTCACGCGCCGACCGCACCGAACTGATCGAGCGTCAGGTCGAGCGTTTTGCCCCAGGCTTTCGCGATGTGATTCTGGCGCGCCGAGCGAGCTCCGCTGCCGAGCTTGCAGCATGGAACCCGAACCTCGCGTGCGGCGACATCTCCGGCGGCGCGATGACGCTCAACCAACTTCTCTTCCGCCCCACAAAGAAGCTCTACCGCACCAGCAATCCGCGGTTGTATCTGTGCAGCTCCTCGACGCCTCCGGGCGGCGGTGTACACGGCATGTGCGGCCATAACGCTGCGCTGGCAGCACTGCGCGACCACGGCGCGTAG
- a CDS encoding YceI family protein, giving the protein MKKNMILAAAAALVLAPAMGAFAQTSTWTIDPAHSQSNFEIRHMGISNVRGSISGIKGEIVWDEKDASKDSVVADLDANTVDTTMEARDKHLKSPDFFDVAKNPTIHFQSTKVVHEGGKLVVWGNLTLAGVTKLVKLDVDGPVPPQKGMKGGLVSGFSASTVIKRADFNFGPKFAPPMLGDEVKITLDLEIGKK; this is encoded by the coding sequence ATGAAGAAGAACATGATTCTGGCAGCAGCGGCTGCGCTCGTTCTGGCGCCCGCTATGGGTGCGTTCGCACAGACGAGCACGTGGACGATTGATCCGGCACACTCGCAGTCCAACTTCGAGATCCGCCACATGGGCATCTCGAACGTGCGCGGCTCGATCAGCGGCATCAAGGGCGAGATTGTCTGGGACGAAAAGGACGCGTCAAAGGATTCGGTCGTTGCCGACCTGGATGCCAACACCGTCGACACCACGATGGAAGCACGCGATAAGCACCTCAAGTCGCCTGACTTCTTCGACGTCGCAAAGAACCCGACGATCCACTTCCAGTCCACCAAGGTTGTGCACGAAGGTGGCAAGCTGGTCGTATGGGGCAACCTGACGCTGGCTGGTGTGACCAAGCTGGTGAAGCTCGACGTCGACGGCCCGGTTCCCCCGCAGAAGGGCATGAAGGGCGGCCTGGTCAGCGGCTTCTCGGCAAGCACCGTGATCAAGCGCGCAGACTTTAACTTCGGTCCCAAGTTTGCTCCTCCCATGCTGGGCGATGAAGTGAAGATCACCCTCGATCTCGAGATCGGCAAGAAGTAA
- the pheT gene encoding phenylalanine--tRNA ligase subunit beta, which yields MNLITPWIRSFLPALPVSDRQLAEDLTLRGIAVEGEFPFADGNGTRFEMDITTNRVDAMNHYGVAREAAAIYNVALTPLTASLAAPVKETREGAGYPVRIEAEDLCGRFTTRILRGVTVKPATGMIAGYFAALGQKPISGPVDVTNFGWLAMGQPTHVFDLDKVEGAIVVRRAMAGEKLRLLDGTEKTLVADDLVVADEKKALGLAGVMGGWESRVTEETKNILVEAAWFDPASIRASSRRHGLHTDASHRFERGADFNAAPVANALITRLVLEQAGGEVEGPLVDVIVPALAAKTAERKPIQLRVSEVQRHLGTTLDGSELSAELITQYLSALGCELTPNGAPGDFLARLPSWRLDLEREIDLIEEVARVYGYNRFADTLPTFSGEVIDLPHAEQERVIRTTLRALGFSETISSTFVSAEAAAIFAATPAVPMGNPLSEEAGVLRPALAANMASALALNLNRDVDTVRLFELGTAFTGSTAEVTERQSLALGLTGNALATALYTAADALFYEAKGALEAVLAKFNGAVSFSADNLPTWIEAGRGANVLIDGKLAGSFGELSSTELQRRKLKQTCVLAELDAQTLLETTLRQPVIRELSRFQSVARDFSFLFPDSVQWSAIDTAIRGLAIPVLTSVSAVEIFRDPKGRAVAAGSYSLLVRTTLQSPERTLTDEEITSSTERITAALTSLGGSQRA from the coding sequence ATGAACCTGATAACTCCCTGGATCCGCTCGTTTCTGCCTGCCCTTCCGGTCTCTGACCGCCAGCTTGCCGAGGACCTCACACTCCGCGGCATCGCCGTCGAAGGCGAGTTCCCCTTTGCCGACGGCAACGGTACGCGCTTCGAGATGGACATCACGACCAATCGCGTCGACGCCATGAACCACTACGGCGTAGCGCGCGAAGCTGCCGCTATCTATAACGTGGCGCTGACGCCGCTGACCGCCTCGCTGGCGGCTCCCGTAAAGGAGACGCGCGAGGGTGCAGGCTATCCCGTTCGTATCGAGGCCGAAGACCTCTGCGGACGCTTTACGACGCGCATCCTTCGCGGCGTTACGGTGAAGCCCGCCACAGGCATGATCGCCGGATACTTTGCCGCGCTCGGCCAGAAACCGATCTCCGGTCCAGTGGATGTCACGAACTTTGGCTGGCTCGCAATGGGGCAGCCGACGCACGTCTTTGACCTCGACAAGGTTGAAGGCGCGATCGTCGTTCGCCGTGCAATGGCGGGCGAGAAGCTGCGCCTGCTCGATGGCACCGAGAAGACGCTCGTCGCAGACGACCTCGTCGTCGCCGATGAAAAGAAGGCCCTTGGTCTGGCAGGCGTGATGGGCGGGTGGGAGTCGCGCGTGACGGAGGAGACGAAGAACATTCTCGTTGAAGCCGCATGGTTTGATCCCGCTTCGATCCGCGCCAGCTCGCGCCGCCACGGCCTGCACACCGATGCCTCACACCGCTTCGAACGAGGCGCTGACTTCAACGCGGCACCTGTTGCCAACGCCCTGATTACGCGCCTCGTGCTCGAACAGGCGGGCGGCGAAGTAGAAGGCCCGCTGGTGGACGTGATCGTCCCCGCGCTGGCGGCGAAGACCGCCGAGCGCAAGCCGATTCAGCTTCGCGTCAGCGAAGTGCAGCGGCACCTGGGCACGACGCTCGATGGCTCTGAACTTTCCGCAGAACTCATCACGCAGTACCTCTCCGCACTGGGCTGCGAGCTGACGCCGAACGGCGCGCCGGGAGATTTTCTCGCGAGGCTGCCGAGTTGGCGTCTCGACCTGGAACGCGAGATCGATCTGATCGAAGAAGTGGCCCGCGTCTACGGCTACAACCGCTTCGCCGATACGTTGCCGACATTCTCGGGCGAGGTCATCGACCTGCCGCACGCCGAGCAGGAGCGCGTGATCCGCACGACACTGCGCGCGCTTGGCTTCAGCGAAACCATCTCCAGCACCTTTGTCTCAGCCGAAGCGGCAGCGATCTTCGCTGCGACGCCCGCTGTGCCGATGGGCAACCCCCTGAGCGAAGAAGCGGGCGTGCTGCGTCCTGCGCTTGCGGCCAACATGGCCTCCGCGCTGGCGCTGAACCTGAACCGCGACGTCGACACCGTGCGTCTCTTTGAGCTGGGCACAGCGTTCACCGGTTCCACCGCCGAGGTCACCGAGCGCCAGTCGCTCGCACTCGGTCTAACCGGCAACGCTCTCGCGACTGCGCTCTACACCGCTGCGGACGCACTCTTCTATGAGGCCAAGGGCGCGCTGGAGGCTGTACTCGCGAAGTTCAACGGTGCGGTCAGCTTCTCGGCAGACAATCTGCCGACGTGGATCGAAGCAGGCCGTGGCGCAAACGTTTTGATCGATGGCAAGCTTGCCGGCAGCTTCGGCGAACTCAGCTCCACGGAGTTGCAACGCCGCAAGCTGAAGCAGACGTGCGTGCTCGCCGAACTCGACGCGCAGACGCTGCTCGAAACGACGCTGCGCCAGCCTGTGATTCGCGAGCTTTCGCGCTTCCAGTCCGTGGCGCGCGACTTCTCGTTCCTCTTCCCGGACAGCGTGCAGTGGAGCGCGATCGACACCGCCATTCGCGGCCTCGCGATCCCCGTTCTCACCTCCGTTTCTGCAGTCGAGATCTTCCGCGACCCGAAGGGCAGGGCCGTGGCCGCTGGCAGCTACTCGCTGCTGGTGCGCACGACGTTGCAGTCGCCCGAACGTACGTTGACCGACGAAGAGATCACCAGCTCCACCGAACGCATCACTGCGGCCCTGACCAGCCTCGGCGGCTCACAACGCGCTTAG
- a CDS encoding outer membrane beta-barrel protein — MRQIIKLSFTFLALLAVATVTSSAQTEKHHLIDTHVGVIAGAAAGNYNLNETDGTSYLNLDSAFSGGRVGVHGGVDFNLHGLVVGALADWSWSNAHFKFNESSNTGLLDGLQSKIKQMTTVRGRVGRRYHRALPYVHGGLLVADTEFKVTGAISSGTGVYSQSKVHNGYVAGAGLEYALAHHVSFVTEYGYNHVGNIAVPEVLFTATNGVSSTQTVNFSTVTAGVNYHF; from the coding sequence ATGCGTCAAATCATCAAGCTGAGCTTCACTTTCCTTGCACTTCTTGCCGTGGCCACCGTGACCTCCAGCGCACAGACTGAAAAGCACCACCTGATCGACACCCACGTTGGCGTCATTGCAGGTGCAGCCGCAGGCAACTACAACCTGAACGAAACCGATGGCACCAGCTATCTCAACCTGGATTCAGCTTTCTCGGGTGGTCGCGTCGGTGTTCACGGCGGCGTTGATTTCAACCTACACGGCCTCGTTGTCGGCGCTCTCGCCGACTGGTCATGGTCGAACGCTCATTTCAAGTTCAACGAGTCCTCGAACACCGGCCTTCTCGATGGTCTGCAGAGCAAGATTAAGCAGATGACTACCGTTCGTGGCCGCGTCGGACGCCGCTACCACCGCGCTCTGCCGTACGTTCATGGCGGTCTGCTTGTTGCCGACACTGAGTTCAAGGTCACCGGCGCGATCTCCAGCGGGACCGGCGTTTACAGCCAGAGCAAGGTTCACAACGGCTACGTTGCCGGCGCGGGCCTGGAGTACGCTCTCGCTCACCACGTCTCGTTCGTGACCGAATACGGCTACAACCATGTTGGCAACATTGCTGTGCCGGAAGTGCTCTTCACCGCCACAAATGGTGTGAGCTCTACGCAGACGGTAAACTTCAGCACCGTCACCGCAGGCGTCAACTACCATTTCTAA